AATTAAAGCCGTTCCCTTCTTGTATCCCCATTTTTCCCGATATTCTTCTGGGGTTAAATCGTGAGTGGCCAAATGCTTTTTGGTGAGCACCTTGAAGTTCTTTCCACATTCCATACAAGTAACTGATCTTTCCTTGATGGCTTTTTTCGGATCGCCTGTCGATTCTAGATGCGAATCAACCATGGTTACCGGATCATTCACCACAACGCCACGCAAACTTGCAGCCAGATTGGTGACCATACTCATCATTTCTTCTTCGGTCATGGCCCTGATTGAAGCTTGAGCTTTCACTATCTCCAGTG
The nucleotide sequence above comes from Desulfonatronum thiosulfatophilum. Encoded proteins:
- a CDS encoding MucR family transcriptional regulator, which gives rise to MDDYVKQALEIVKAQASIRAMTEEEMMSMVTNLAASLRGVVVNDPVTMVDSHLESTGDPKKAIKERSVTCMECGKNFKVLTKKHLATHDLTPEEYREKWGYKKGTALIAKALSKARKKKMQEMQLWKKKGVKRG